ctgtatagcccttgtggcttagcgcttctttttgattataataataatacacatatgctgctatgtatgataatctatgtaactgtatttgtgttaacCTGAATGAACTTACTATATGGAGATTTTGGaaacatttcattttttttacaaTGGCCTGTAATATTACATTCATTGGAGAGCGTTAAACCCGatgggggtcatacagcgcatggGGAAACATTAAATAAGAAGTACAATGGTTTTTCAAAATTGCTGTACATTCAAAATTATACGATTTTTCTAAAGGTTCACAGGATGCACATTTCTGATTCAAAGGGATGTAAAgaccaattcctcggatcaagagcccctcatcagcatcaaggcacctagcAGATCTATTCAGAGATAATTCAACAAAAGTACGGTGACCAGGGTTCCACCTTAAGGTCATTATTGTACTAAATATAATCTTGTAATAAAAGTCATCACTGTACTAAATATAATCTTGTAGTAAAGGTCATCATTGCACTGAATATAATCTTGCAATAAAGGTCATCAGTGTACTCAATATAATCTTCTAATAAAGATCATTGCACCAAATATAATCTTGTAATGAAAGTCATCATTGTACTAAATATAATCTTGTAATTAAGGCAATCACTATCctaaatataatattattattcatGGGAAATGCTAAACCCATTGGGGTCATATAATGTCTAAGGGAATGAAATGCATCCAGATTCGATATGGTGAAGTGTTAAACCCATAGAGTTATACAGCACTTGGGGGGAAAagatgggaggcagtcaggtttaatccaagggaCAGAGCCAATTTTTTGGATCAAGAGTGCCTTGTTGGCATCATGGAAACTCCCTTGAGGGTTTTATAAGTAGGAGGATAATAAAATGAGCCTGGAAGCAAAATTTTGCAATGTCCCACAGACATTTACAATTCACTGGGTGCTTTTTCAGTACTGTACAAACTTAGCCTCAGATTCttagatatgtatatatgtagtaATAATAACACTCAGTCTTTGAGAGAGCGGACAACACTGGGTCTCATTAGTGACCAACAAACTTCTGCATCAAACTACAATTGGGCTTTTAGCTGTCCTCCCTCCATTGCTGCTGGTTATGGGAAAGTGCTAGCACACTACATGCTTAGACTCACAAAACCCAAGGTGTCCTCTTCAAGGAGATTTCCTTACTGTGGTGAAGAagctgatctaaggaattggacctttcAGTCTTCTTCCTTAGACCAAACCTAACTgtcccccactcctccctttcccatctctcccctctccttccttaccTATGGTCAGCCTTTGGGGATCTCCCTGTTAATTATAGCTCATaggttgaattattattattattataatcaagggggaagcgctaaacccggaggattatacagcgcctggggggggggggggatgtggaaggcattcaggcttaattcggggaactggagcacagatctaattccctaaatcaagagcccctcaccaacatcaaggaaccttccttgaggggtcatagGTTGAAGAAATTGTTTCGCTGCCCATCCCATTCCATTGGTcctcggtggtggtgttgctgatccATCCTCTGGAGTTCCAGAGGGCAGCTTGTGACAGCTCCATGTTTGATGCAGACTCtctctttgactttttgtcagcaataGCTTTATTATACGAACTTTGATTATATTTTCCATTTAGCactcctcactacccttactgacTCTGCCTCTTGCATACTCCTAACCCAAGCTGGTCTGACCTTCACATATTTCATCTTAAGGGTCATGCACCTTCAATAACATCACCTTTCCCtctctaacttttttttttttactctcataAAATGTTGTATGAGGAAATAATATACAAATTTTGACCGAATTATTTTAATTAATCTGCACATTTTAACTTCATCACTGAATTACagtataattttttattttcaaaTTACAAAGTTTTAAAATTAATCAAGGCAGCTTGAATGAAATACAGTAATGAACAGGGCATATTCTATACACTTATAGTTTTGTTTGGCTCAATTTGCAGTTTTAGTAGTTAATCAAAGCAGCATTTTTGAAATATGAAACAAGACACAGAGTTTGGTTCATTGTGTCACATATATTATGCCATGATTTCCCTTGAACAACTGCTAATTCATCACATATTTCATGCACTTTTTTACTTCTCATAACAAAATCTCCATGTAGCTTAAGAAATAATCCTAGATAACCTTGAACAGCTTCAAAATAATGCTGCTTATCTAGAGCACACTTGATCATTTCTAAGAATTTTACCAAAACTTCCTCAGATCCACCAGCATCAGGATCCAAGCCTCGAATTTCAACTTCAACCCCTGAAGGGCCCATCTCCAACAACATTTTCAGTGCATCTTCTAGATCTCCATCCTTCAACTTTTTCCCAAAGGTAGTTAATACTTCAAATGTAAATAAAGACTTTACTTTAGATTTCTCTTCATTTGTTTCCTGTTCTGAAGCAGCAAATTTAAATTCTAAACCTGGAACAGTAGGCAAAAAGAATGGTGCTGATTTTGGCACCTTTGGAGGTTCCACTGGTTTGTTCCTTTTTTTGATAACATCTAGATTTAGCAAATTTAGCCACCTTGACGTTGGTAACAAAGCTAATGTAACTAATTCTTCAGAAATTTGCTGAGGAGACTTGTATTCATCATAATTACTGTCAACATCATCATCAGGTTTTACCTCAGCAGTCTCATCACCCTCTTTTGGTACTAACTGTGTCACATCTGCAGCTGTTGAAGGCAAGGAGATGGTTGCTGCTTGGAAATTCTCAGGCAAAGGCCGAAGAGACAGATGGTGAAAGCATGCCTGATTAGACCAAAGATAGACACCGAGATGATCTACATGAGTGGTTGCTACAAAGTCACCAATAGGAGACATTGTTAATGAAGTAGTTGGAATGGGCACCATAAAAGAGTCCACGCAAGAACCAGAAGGAATGTCCCAAGTCCTAATTGTTTTGTCAAGAGATGAGCTGATAAGCCATTTTGAATCTGAACTGAATGATATGTCTGTCACTTGATTACGATGTCCATAAAATTTTCTTACAAGGCTCTTTGTATCTATGTCAACAATATGAATACTCCAATCTTCAAGGGCAATGCCTAATAGTCCAGAATCCCTCTGAAGTGACATTTTTGATACACTTTCATTCATTTTCAGTTTCTTGATACCATGACAGTTTTTCATTCTCCACCACTTCAGCTCACCATCTTGCCCTCCTGACACTACATACTGATTTAATCCATCTGTTACaacatccctcacaccaccatcatgaGCAACTGGATTACCAAATGTCCCTCGATGAATTCCAGACTGGATATTATATTTGTCCATATGACCAGAATCATATCCTATTACAACAAAGTTTCCACAGATTGTTAGGTCTACACATGTTGCAACAGAGCCACAAAGTTCTCTACCTTTAAACCGCTCATGAACCAATGTATGCTGCCCCATTTTTTGTGATCCTATTGACCAAGTTGTCACTACAGTTTTGCCTCGATGGACTGCAGCAACATTATCCCAAGCTTTTTCCTGTGCAGTCTCTGAGGCTAAACAAGTAATTGCTGGCATTTTCTTAGTATCTATGACACTCGTTTTCTTTTTAGAAGCTTTTCTGTTATATGAAGCTTGTCCTAAACTCTTATTCAAAATGTCAGTCACTGTGGAGAAAACCCTCATAACAGAATCTTCACCAGCAGTAAGGATAGAATTTCCTAAGCTTCCATGGAATCTTGCTATCAGAGGAGGAGCTGAATGGCCATCTCGAATCTTCAGTAACCTGGCTCCTCCATCTGGAAGATCAAATATCCACATCTTGAGAGAGTTGTCAGGTGATGACGTAACCATCAAAGGCTCATTTGGTAAGCAATTAATCCCAGACACTGGACCAGAATGTGCATCACGCAACTGTGTGACTAGACGTCTCTCTTTTAAATCCCATAATGCAATATGTCCTATTTCACTGCCGGTCACCATCACTGGAAACCCATCTGTTCGAAAACTTATTCCTGTTACTGTACCCCAATCTTGCTTGAAGTCCACCACAGTCTCGTCAAACTTCAGGTTATGAAGGATAATCCTTCCATTTGCTAGGCCCACTGCGATCACATCAGGTGCTGGAGCTTGTTCTAAAACGAGTACACTCGAGTCCCAACCACTGAAAGAATAAAGCAATTTACAAGTTTTGAGGTTCCATAGCTGCATCTTTCCCTGCTTGCTGCCTACTAAGATCTTGTTGAGATAGGTTGCTGGATGTGCTATGGCCGTTATCTCAAAACATTTCCTTTGAAACTCCATCTCCATGTACAATGATTCAGCTTTGATGTCCCAAACACGTAGGTAATTCCGTTTATCCACAGCAATCAGGTGTGGTCCAAATGGCAGAATAAGATGAACTTTTGTTTGGTTGTTCCCACCATATGTATGCTTGAGCTCTGTACCACGTCGCCAGGCATATATAATGTCTCTGCTTGATGTGTAGATATGATAAGCATCAGCAGCCATACAGATGATTGAGTCTTCATGTGGGTTACCCACACAAAGTAGTCCCAACTTGGCTGCACCATAAGTATGGAAGGAGTTGCCCACAACAGTTACGATGAGATTTTCCTTTCTCCGTTGAATGTAGCGTACAACAAGTGGGATGTGTGTGCTTACCAAACCTAAAGCTCGGTAAGGAGCAAATATTCGACTTCCTTCATTCATTTTCTTAGCCTTAAGCGACGACTTCTTCCTCAGGATAAGTGGAAACTCCTCCCGATGACTGCAAGACTTGCAATATATCACACTTGTTGTGTTACTCAGAGATACATAAAATTTACTTCAGAGATGTCGATACAGATTAGATTGACCAGGCCAACAACTAGGACTTCAGGTAgccgctaaacccgtgtggattATTCAGATGTCGATACAGAGCAGTCTGGGCATGTGCACTTGTTTACAAGTGAGAGCAAAGAGGATACGGAGGTAGACCAACTTTTTATTAGTTTCTATTAAATAATTGATTTCATAGACTATTAaaacttaaatatttttttaatctcTACATATTAAAGATCTGCATCAAATAATGAAAATTTAAAACATGTCAACGATCTCTCTAACATCTTAAAAATTAATGTATGTCATTCATCACAGATCTTAAAAGCATTAagacatttaaaaaaaaagtttaagtTATTATATTGTTAAATCGAGACTGTTAAAACATTAAAGTCTTCTACTGTTGAGTGATTAACTTGCCTAATAAAATCCTCTTAATTACTACGACCATCCATAATTTACTGACTCAATATTTTAAAAATCGCACAAGAGTGAATAAAGATCTGCATATTATTATAAAATTAATACATTTTAGCCgcctttttttaataaatgttacAAAATATTGGTTGTGTAGGAGGACGAGCCCTCTGGTGGGCGGTCAGTCAAACTTCAACAACATCACTAGGGGGGCCATCCGCCCATTTCTGTTATATCCCTCACAATGGAGCCTTATGAAGTTTTAGTTAACCAGCCAGTGGTCATAGATAACGTGAGTATATGGTGGGTTCTCAGAGGAACGATATAATGTGTGTGCaccagtaaaacaagagagagggagggtgaccgGGAGTGCCTGTCAAATGATGTTTGGCTGATGAGTCATCCAGGTTATTACACTGCTTAATTCTTCTTCAAAGTCTTCTACAGATTTTTTTTTGCAGTACTTATATGTGACTTGTATATAGAATTTGGAAAAAATAGTAATATGTATAGTTATAGATATACGAAGGTGACATTGTCACTTAATTATCATCACCTGTTCTACCTTAAAATACACAATACTAGTTTATttcaatataataatatctttatttactacaagtacatgtacaaggtatacaggcctagctgacatctattacatactactatatagaaagccccttatgctgagcattttgggcaaattaggtccttgtcccaggatgcgacccacaccagtcgactaactcccaggtacccattttactgatgggtggtcatagacaaccggtgtaaagaaatatgcccaatgtttctaccctccttGGGAATCGAACCTAGAACTTCGCCATGTGAAGTGAAAGCTTTAAAAATGGATGACATTTGAGAGCATGTTGAAAGcccattgttatgcagagtattttgggTAAGCTTAAGCCTAACTTAATACTACAAGGGCGTATCTTTGTACTCTAGATGACATTAGCAGACATAAGTGCTcatgagacataagacactcacacacttgagtgtctgtggttcaatccccagccaggtgcaaatgttgggtatgtttccttacacttgctgtctctattcatctagcagtaagcaggtacctaggtgttagtcaactggtgtgggtcatatgctgggggacaagattgaaggaccccaatggaaataagagatagttatcctgggtgactaaccttctGGGGTTAAAAAGTCAAACAAAAATCTTATCTAACAGTTAATTTGGGTTATAGTTTTGTAGAGATATAGGTATAAAATTTTACATGGACATGGCAGGACATTGTAATCATGAACTTGAATTCTCGAAGCAGCGACTTTACATAGTAATAGTTTCATAGCTAATTTCTAAGTATAAATTTAATATGGAAAATAACACTACTAACTCAGAAAATGGAGTTGCCAAATTTGAGAAACAGAAGTAGGTACATGTTTACAGTGAAATTACTTAATGACTAACAACAGCAGACAAGCAGGTAGACTAACACTTTAAAGCTTGATTATGAATGCAAGTATATGAGGATAAGATACATAGTTTAATAAAATTTTGAGGATAAGAACACATAGTTTTATAAGATTTTGAGGATAAGAATACATAGTTTTATAAAATGAATGAATTTGTGCATTATAGAATGAATATAACTGGTGTTGAATGAAAGTTGTTACCTTTGTGCTGTTAGGCTGGCAGATTTATTTTTACATAGTGATAAATACTTTTTAGGAACTGTAGGAATATCTAAGATAGTTGATCATTATATGTATGTTACCTCTCTGTATTGACTATATCCTTGGCAGTATGATATAAATATGAAAAGTTaattacagtacatgtatatgtgATTTAATACCTTTGTATAATACTGACCTGCAGTAATGTAAATGTAGACTGAAGTAATGCTGCCTCTTAATACTCATGCATTTGTACCTTGGTTACCATTGAGTTGAGAGTCTTCAGTTTTTATTATGTAAATTCTTTAATATTAAGTGGGCTGTCCAGTGGAGACAGTTATTCTCTGGACTTAAAGGAAATTTTTTGTTTTACCTTAAAATAAACATAACCCCTACCTTTATCTTTGAGTTTTGAGAGTTCTTCTACTCCCAAAGCCTGGCCCTGGGCCAGacttgtctagtgcttgcctggtcaaccaatcTGTTGGAGATCTCGTCTTCATAAAAAATTGCACAGCTAGAAGTGGTTCATTGAAGTGACCAAAGTCATACCATAATATAAGCAGAATCCCACAGGAATAACAATACATGTATATCAAATAAGAAATAAGAGAGCAGATCTCAAAATGCTTTTCAGTGTAGCAAATGAAAGACTATTTGGCACAACAATCCAACCctgagggggagggggttgcaAAGCCTAGGAGCTAGCTCTGAGTAGGAGCAACTGAACAACAAAAGCCACAAAAATTTATCTTTGAATACAAGATCATCCAGTCCTACAAAATCCCTGTAGATCCCTATCTGTATGTGTCCCGTAGTtcaatcgctagcgcactcagctcacacactgaggtcctgagttcgaatctcctccggtacagctggaaaacattagggatatatttccataagacacctgctgtccctgttcacccatcagtaataatgggtacctgggtgttagttgactggtgcgggtcgcatcctgggacaaaactgacctaatatccccaaaatgttcagcataacaagcggctttctgtatagtagcaagtcattgatgtcagctaggcctgtataccatgtacatgttcttgtagtaaataaagatattattatattattacgtATTTGTAGCTATATGCACAGAGCTAAGTTCATGGTTTCTCCCATCTTcagtatttaatttttttctttttaatttccaGTGGCTGCAGCACTTCCTACCTTCTGTTGTAACCTACTCCATTGTTCTATCACTGTTTGTGAAGAGCTTTCTAGTATCCTCCAGCACCCTTCTTCAT
Above is a genomic segment from Cherax quadricarinatus isolate ZL_2023a chromosome 42, ASM3850222v1, whole genome shotgun sequence containing:
- the LOC128695579 gene encoding WD repeat-containing protein 36, whose product is MNEGSRIFAPYRALGLVSTHIPLVVRYIQRRKENLIVTVVGNSFHTYGAAKLGLLCVGNPHEDSIICMAADAYHIYTSSRDIIYAWRRGTELKHTYGGNNQTKVHLILPFGPHLIAVDKRNYLRVWDIKAESLYMEMEFQRKCFEITAIAHPATYLNKILVGSKQGKMQLWNLKTCKLLYSFSGWDSSVLVLEQAPAPDVIAVGLANGRIILHNLKFDETVVDFKQDWGTVTGISFRTDGFPVMVTGSEIGHIALWDLKERRLVTQLRDAHSGPVSGINCLPNEPLMVTSSPDNSLKMWIFDLPDGGARLLKIRDGHSAPPLIARFHGSLGNSILTAGEDSVMRVFSTVTDILNKSLGQASYNRKASKKKTSVIDTKKMPAITCLASETAQEKAWDNVAAVHRGKTVVTTWSIGSQKMGQHTLVHERFKGRELCGSVATCVDLTICGNFVVIGYDSGHMDKYNIQSGIHRGTFGNPVAHDGGVRDVVTDGLNQYVVSGGQDGELKWWRMKNCHGIKKLKMNESVSKMSLQRDSGLLGIALEDWSIHIVDIDTKSLVRKFYGHRNQVTDISFSSDSKWLISSSLDKTIRTWDIPSGSCVDSFMVPIPTTSLTMSPIGDFVATTHVDHLGVYLWSNQACFHHLSLRPLPENFQAATISLPSTAADVTQLVPKEGDETAEVKPDDDVDSNYDEYKSPQQISEELVTLALLPTSRWLNLLNLDVIKKRNKPVEPPKVPKSAPFFLPTVPGLEFKFAASEQETNEEKSKVKSLFTFEVLTTFGKKLKDGDLEDALKMLLEMGPSGVEVEIRGLDPDAGGSEEVLVKFLEMIKCALDKQHYFEAVQGYLGLFLKLHGDFVMRSKKVHEICDELAVVQGKSWHNICDTMNQTLCLVSYFKNAALINY